The Halosimplex litoreum genome has a window encoding:
- a CDS encoding PKD domain-containing protein: MPTRDYAAVLSLLLVGAALFAAGGAADAAAGSTGSEGFAVSVDDPTPEPHDSVTIAVDEATLPDGATLVWRNDGELGTNRCIRHANCTVRVGAAPVTVTVEAHVDDRVITETVEITPVELSLSETLVDRDGEALSSVGYRVLTGERLELRATDEVGSGATVANVSASGPVARVGAEPTAFEFTGPGAVELTVTMAATDRDATETVSLSFRAYEPGTLEDTERFVLRSAEPLSRNDRIVLAALKPDLPTVYERYEQRAGELPETVTFELAEPRARSYAVAPDTVVVANGKTVHGVRTTLVHELAHLGQYEATTETDGGWNFLIEGHASYEQSSTLPYYDDLSKPSEDALLEWTASYDQAHYFVASYVAEYGRQSLLDLLADSAGSDFERQFRAETGESFASFHERWMSGGSDDPAAAWKVFETKPMFASEDGTLRTLAEPLDGVEVSWDTDGDGAFERVDAGHAVEWTPPASGRQAVTVRFTAGTESIEGTQVLALDGGDPTPTAAFGVAPDSVAVGESVTFRANTTANSDDAAYRWDFDGDSAVEATGETVAFTYAHSGTYAATLTVEASDGATDSATVTLPVEEETQLPRDVVYEPGSGAAEYDADADGRIDIGELGAAADAFSSGRLTIDELGSVAEAFSAS, from the coding sequence ATGCCGACGCGAGACTACGCCGCGGTGCTGTCGCTGTTGCTGGTCGGCGCCGCCCTCTTCGCCGCGGGCGGGGCCGCCGACGCGGCGGCGGGCTCGACCGGGAGCGAGGGGTTCGCGGTCTCGGTCGACGACCCGACGCCCGAGCCCCACGACTCGGTCACGATCGCGGTCGACGAGGCGACGCTGCCCGACGGGGCGACGCTCGTCTGGCGCAACGACGGCGAACTCGGGACCAACCGCTGCATCCGACACGCGAACTGTACCGTCCGCGTGGGCGCGGCCCCGGTGACGGTGACCGTCGAGGCCCACGTCGACGACCGAGTGATCACCGAGACCGTCGAGATAACGCCGGTCGAACTCTCGCTGTCCGAGACGCTCGTCGACCGGGACGGCGAGGCGCTGTCGTCGGTCGGCTACAGGGTGCTCACCGGCGAACGACTCGAACTGCGGGCGACCGACGAAGTGGGCAGCGGTGCGACGGTGGCGAACGTCTCGGCGAGCGGGCCGGTGGCCCGCGTCGGGGCCGAGCCGACGGCGTTCGAGTTCACCGGCCCGGGCGCGGTCGAACTGACCGTGACGATGGCGGCGACCGATCGGGACGCGACGGAGACGGTGTCGCTGTCGTTCCGCGCGTACGAACCGGGGACGCTCGAAGACACCGAGCGGTTCGTCCTGCGGTCGGCCGAGCCCCTCTCGCGCAACGACCGGATCGTCCTCGCCGCGCTGAAACCGGACCTCCCGACGGTCTACGAGCGCTACGAACAGCGGGCCGGTGAACTGCCCGAGACCGTCACGTTCGAACTGGCCGAGCCCCGGGCACGGTCGTACGCGGTGGCGCCCGACACAGTGGTGGTCGCGAACGGGAAGACCGTCCACGGGGTCCGGACGACGCTGGTCCACGAACTCGCGCATCTCGGGCAGTACGAGGCCACCACCGAGACCGACGGCGGCTGGAACTTCCTGATCGAGGGTCACGCCTCCTACGAGCAGTCCTCGACGCTCCCGTACTACGACGACCTGTCGAAGCCCTCCGAGGACGCGCTGCTGGAGTGGACGGCCAGCTACGACCAGGCCCACTACTTCGTCGCCTCGTACGTCGCCGAGTACGGCCGGCAGTCGCTGCTCGACCTGCTCGCCGACTCCGCGGGGAGCGACTTCGAGCGACAGTTCCGCGCGGAGACGGGCGAGTCGTTCGCCTCGTTCCACGAACGGTGGATGAGCGGGGGTTCCGACGACCCGGCCGCCGCGTGGAAGGTCTTCGAGACGAAGCCGATGTTCGCCTCCGAGGACGGGACGCTCCGGACGCTGGCGGAACCGCTCGACGGCGTCGAAGTGTCCTGGGACACCGACGGTGACGGGGCGTTCGAACGCGTCGACGCGGGCCACGCCGTCGAGTGGACGCCCCCGGCGTCCGGACGGCAAGCGGTGACGGTGCGGTTCACCGCGGGCACCGAGTCGATCGAGGGGACGCAGGTGTTGGCTCTCGACGGGGGAGACCCGACGCCGACGGCCGCGTTCGGGGTCGCTCCCGACTCGGTAGCGGTCGGTGAGTCGGTGACGTTCCGTGCGAACACGACCGCGAACAGTGACGACGCGGCGTATCGGTGGGACTTCGACGGGGATTCGGCGGTCGAGGCGACCGGCGAGACGGTCGCGTTCACCTACGCCCACTCGGGGACGTACGCCGCGACTCTGACCGTCGAAGCCAGTGATGGGGCGACGGATTCGGCGACGGTGACGCTGCCGGTCGAAGAGGAGACACAGCTCCCGAGGGACGTGGTCTACGAGCCCGGCAGTGGGGCTGCCGAGTACGACGCGGACGCAGACGGCCGGATCGACATCGGCGAACTCGGGGCCGCCGCCGATGCCTTCTCGAGTGGCAGACTCACGATCGACGAGCTCGGGTCGGTCGCCGAGGCCTTCTCGGCCAGCTGA
- a CDS encoding RNA-guided endonuclease InsQ/TnpB family protein encodes MGKRRTVPVRLDVDSDDVALLRDTVDEFLWAANYVTRHAFEGEYVTTSKTTLHDGTYEDVRDETHLHSNHVQAARNKAADACKSAVEKWKHGKKASMPHFTSPHLVYDHRTATFHDDHVSLATLDGRIVAEYVLPDDERDTPHAEYFFSDEYETTGAELHYTNGNWMLHVHCKVEVESDTSEQATPENGAVLGVDLGVNQLAVTSTGTFWTGDEFDHWRREYENRRGDLQECGTRWAHENLQAVGRKETNRFKITLHRISDALVAEARDHECSVIAFEDLTDIRERTGASWGHKWAFDRLYEYVEYKAAEYGVDVEQVDPENTSLRCSTCGCTDPDNRDGEDFECLKCSYENHADYNAAKNIGLRYLRRDQTGSGGGAPVGVCLNSGTLNVNGEYDPPADDSARTGVHAESPRL; translated from the coding sequence ATGGGGAAGCGGCGCACTGTCCCCGTGCGACTCGACGTGGACAGTGACGATGTCGCGCTTCTCCGCGACACTGTCGACGAGTTCCTGTGGGCCGCCAACTACGTGACGCGCCACGCTTTCGAGGGTGAATACGTCACGACGAGTAAAACAACGCTCCACGATGGCACCTACGAAGACGTGCGCGATGAAACGCACTTGCACAGCAACCACGTCCAAGCCGCTCGCAACAAGGCCGCCGATGCCTGCAAGAGCGCCGTCGAAAAGTGGAAGCACGGCAAGAAAGCGTCGATGCCCCACTTCACTAGTCCACACCTCGTCTACGATCACCGCACCGCGACGTTCCACGACGACCACGTGAGCCTCGCCACGCTCGATGGCCGGATTGTAGCCGAGTACGTGCTCCCGGATGACGAGCGAGATACGCCCCACGCCGAGTACTTCTTCTCGGACGAGTACGAGACGACAGGCGCAGAATTGCACTACACGAACGGTAACTGGATGCTCCACGTCCACTGCAAGGTGGAGGTGGAGTCCGACACGTCGGAGCAGGCAACACCCGAGAACGGAGCGGTTCTCGGGGTTGACCTCGGCGTGAATCAGCTAGCTGTCACTTCGACTGGCACGTTCTGGACGGGCGACGAGTTCGACCACTGGCGCAGAGAGTACGAGAACCGCCGTGGCGACCTGCAAGAGTGTGGAACGCGGTGGGCACACGAGAATCTGCAGGCTGTCGGACGCAAAGAGACAAATCGCTTCAAAATCACACTCCACCGTATCAGTGATGCGTTAGTCGCGGAGGCCCGCGACCACGAGTGTTCAGTGATAGCCTTCGAGGATTTGACGGACATCCGGGAGCGCACTGGTGCGTCGTGGGGCCACAAGTGGGCGTTCGATCGCCTCTACGAGTACGTCGAGTATAAAGCCGCAGAGTACGGTGTCGACGTAGAACAGGTAGATCCCGAGAACACGTCACTGCGATGCTCGACGTGTGGGTGCACAGACCCTGACAACCGCGACGGTGAGGACTTCGAGTGCCTGAAATGCAGCTACGAGAACCATGCCGACTACAACGCCGCGAAAAACATCGGTCTGCGGTATCTCCGTCGGGACCAAACAGGCTCCGGTGGAGGCGCACCCGTAGGCGTGTGCTTGAACAGCGGGACGCTGAACGTGAACGGAGAGTATGACCCTCCTGCCGATGATTCGGCTAGAACGGGAGTCCACGCTGAAAGCCCACGGCTTTAG
- a CDS encoding beta strand repeat-containing protein, with protein sequence MTGTNEKLRALFLSLLMVGSVFGATVAVSGTAAAAVSDAGTPNDLVVGSADAGTQHVTNNIIVDTTGDVEIDVSALQENGVDLSSADAGVTINPGSDGDAAASVTGFDTTTGVVTVDVTQLDGTDGTADFDLTLSGLDTSGADASASGLTYEVTDVSASDSANSATFAFAEGSISGSITDAGDASAIEGATVELTDDNAAEVVATTTTDSNGDYSFDSVSGGTYTVTVTADTYVIATSGTSSLQDTTTSQTVDQALSQPTIAVNSQGTTAGDDVTFRVSDNPEDIGGEVVVRHNYNDQEITLTGTTTDATFSQAKATNQDGSLIVAGSEVDNAAYTTDDYYVTADPSTVVLSTENTIDANVYQWYDTEAETGDLYQESINYALVDEGDATQETGSTSTGAFSVDGVFDSAGDWFVGISTTTDAVNIDSTAANNEGGATVTVEDRNIVENFTVDPSSPAYNDEVTISGNLVDSNGDPVTGNSIEIRTQSGGAGSLVGVDTTGSNGGFSITATLNDARTWYVHDAGDTADVETIDVGAANANVTITADGENFQGFSETYTVTAKDEAGNVLPLGTFAGEGAGAYDSSGANYLNITGPFDGTVVSDTDSTADVYISQGTLLNSDTDGDQDETNYIHVVPAQSDGAGTEAVVIEATPTVNAAEVTAQLETDDGTDLIDGYEDTAFSSPTAPDLLGDDSAATATADQDLIVNVQESDISVTGAADGDGAQSINVDVVGSDNQKPADGNALADATVTISAPDIGIEEQSVLLDGANEGQDGSTATFGSLNPEQAGEVSIDVTGHTDDGAEVSESLTLPVLGDSYNSLSPSQATIDDARQDVSLQVTDSDGTPLNNRIVVLTGVTFNASSPQTANNYETDTTLVIHGPDGQVKVGGVGGTVVQDFSSVNNGDYIAENVSFDTTGSIDLEVANSAYDDSRIDEAAAISVTGVESYEISSNRSAALAGANEVHNLTITEDGDIVNGTALDDFTVSYEPAAEVTEVTAPSSVDTDGDGTNDALQVELRAENSTAPLNITIDDGESRTGSTTLDVVEPEITTTLGGDDLTFGLVSEMNVTVEDPRDGSALGKVDVDLSAVNASFQLDDLSDETGPDATTAGNSETVTVNENGTRAVSVAPEQGTAEAAPQTLNVSTSLDTANGAYGQIAINTGNITLEDTPEDLEPSSDYSLVLNAVDANGDQLDLLGVEISGALDGGAQSKLTDEGLVNFDFTTTESGTITYTVDDSITGSEVDLVTDTAQASDDASFQVATTNVYEQVNLSLAANTTDIAQNDTVMFTLTREDFDRQTTGTLTVRNASGDVVNTVSIDQTANVTFDSAGEFAVEASKPTRTQVGKAFVNDTVDVSVEAPVDPGAVMLDNVNLDPSTVDANTTNEHMLTFDAMNVSDDGDTDTFTVTIPDAATLDSANSVSVTDADGENVSLSGGPDVSGNVITFSVAPDSSAEFRDLTVEANVTVSAPDVANTTTADLSVEVSDSDNGDDSVTATLTVEAVTDDTPEDAVYEPGSAAAEYDGDNDGLIDIGELGSAAEAFSSGELDIGQLGSVAEAFSAS encoded by the coding sequence ATGACAGGAACCAACGAGAAGCTGCGCGCGCTGTTCCTCTCCCTGCTCATGGTCGGCTCCGTCTTCGGGGCGACTGTGGCAGTGAGTGGGACGGCGGCGGCCGCAGTCAGTGATGCCGGTACACCTAACGACCTCGTCGTTGGGTCAGCCGATGCTGGCACACAGCATGTAACGAATAATATCATAGTCGATACAACAGGCGATGTTGAGATTGACGTCTCCGCTCTACAGGAGAATGGCGTTGATCTGAGTAGCGCCGATGCTGGGGTTACGATCAACCCCGGAAGTGATGGTGACGCTGCTGCTTCTGTAACAGGCTTCGACACAACAACCGGCGTTGTTACTGTTGACGTCACACAGCTTGACGGCACTGATGGGACCGCTGACTTCGACCTGACCCTCTCTGGTCTCGATACCTCCGGTGCAGATGCGAGCGCCAGTGGGCTGACTTACGAAGTCACGGACGTTAGCGCCAGTGACTCAGCCAATAGCGCCACGTTTGCCTTCGCGGAAGGGAGTATCTCGGGCTCCATTACTGATGCTGGCGACGCGTCAGCAATCGAGGGCGCGACGGTCGAACTTACCGACGACAACGCTGCTGAGGTCGTCGCAACCACGACAACGGATTCGAACGGGGACTACTCGTTCGACAGCGTTAGTGGCGGGACGTACACTGTCACTGTGACTGCTGACACGTACGTTATCGCAACGAGTGGCACCTCATCGCTACAAGATACGACGACATCGCAGACGGTTGATCAGGCACTCTCTCAGCCGACGATCGCCGTCAATTCACAAGGAACCACCGCCGGTGACGACGTTACCTTCCGTGTCAGCGATAATCCGGAAGACATCGGTGGTGAGGTTGTTGTCCGTCACAACTACAACGACCAAGAGATCACGCTGACGGGCACGACAACGGATGCAACGTTCTCCCAGGCGAAGGCGACCAACCAGGACGGGTCGCTCATTGTTGCTGGAAGCGAAGTCGACAACGCGGCGTATACGACTGACGACTACTACGTTACGGCCGATCCGAGTACGGTCGTCCTGAGTACGGAGAACACCATCGACGCGAACGTCTACCAGTGGTACGATACTGAAGCCGAAACCGGTGATCTCTATCAGGAGAGCATCAACTACGCACTGGTTGACGAGGGTGATGCCACCCAGGAGACAGGGAGTACGAGTACCGGTGCGTTCTCCGTTGACGGTGTCTTCGACAGTGCTGGCGACTGGTTCGTTGGTATCAGCACCACTACTGACGCTGTCAACATCGACAGTACTGCTGCTAACAACGAAGGCGGTGCCACGGTCACGGTTGAAGACCGCAATATCGTCGAGAACTTCACTGTCGACCCCAGTAGCCCCGCTTACAACGACGAAGTGACGATTAGCGGGAATCTGGTGGACAGTAATGGTGATCCTGTAACTGGTAATTCAATCGAGATCCGCACGCAGAGCGGCGGTGCCGGTAGTCTGGTCGGTGTCGACACTACCGGCTCCAACGGTGGTTTCTCGATTACCGCAACGCTGAACGACGCACGCACGTGGTACGTCCACGACGCTGGTGACACCGCCGATGTCGAAACTATCGACGTTGGCGCTGCTAACGCGAACGTGACGATCACCGCTGATGGCGAGAACTTCCAGGGCTTCTCCGAGACCTACACGGTTACGGCTAAGGACGAGGCCGGGAATGTTCTCCCGCTTGGCACTTTCGCAGGAGAAGGTGCTGGAGCATACGACAGCTCCGGTGCCAACTACCTCAACATCACGGGCCCGTTCGACGGCACGGTCGTATCCGACACCGACTCAACAGCTGATGTCTACATCAGTCAGGGTACGCTGCTCAACTCGGATACTGATGGCGACCAGGATGAGACGAACTACATCCACGTCGTGCCTGCGCAGAGTGATGGTGCCGGAACCGAGGCTGTCGTGATCGAAGCGACGCCGACGGTGAACGCTGCGGAAGTGACTGCACAGCTCGAAACCGACGACGGGACGGACCTGATTGACGGTTACGAGGACACGGCGTTCAGTTCGCCTACGGCCCCGGACCTCCTCGGTGACGACTCCGCGGCTACGGCGACCGCGGATCAGGACCTCATCGTCAACGTTCAGGAAAGCGACATTTCGGTGACCGGCGCCGCTGACGGTGATGGTGCTCAGTCCATCAACGTTGACGTTGTCGGAAGTGACAACCAGAAGCCTGCTGATGGCAACGCGTTGGCAGACGCGACGGTGACCATCAGCGCACCCGACATCGGCATTGAGGAGCAGAGCGTTCTCCTCGATGGCGCCAACGAGGGCCAGGACGGTAGTACGGCAACCTTCGGCAGCCTCAACCCCGAACAGGCTGGCGAAGTGTCGATAGATGTGACAGGACACACGGACGACGGCGCGGAAGTCAGCGAGTCGCTGACGCTCCCCGTCCTCGGTGACAGCTACAACAGTCTGAGTCCGAGCCAGGCCACTATCGACGACGCCCGGCAGGATGTAAGCCTGCAGGTCACGGACAGCGATGGGACGCCGCTGAACAACCGCATCGTCGTACTAACCGGTGTGACCTTCAACGCCAGTTCGCCCCAGACAGCTAACAACTACGAGACTGACACCACGCTCGTCATCCACGGTCCGGATGGTCAGGTGAAAGTTGGCGGCGTTGGCGGCACTGTTGTTCAGGACTTCAGCTCCGTGAACAACGGTGACTACATCGCCGAGAACGTCTCGTTCGACACCACCGGTAGCATCGATCTGGAAGTCGCTAACAGTGCGTACGACGACAGTCGGATCGATGAGGCAGCTGCGATCTCGGTTACTGGCGTCGAATCCTACGAGATCTCGTCGAACCGCTCGGCGGCCCTCGCGGGCGCGAATGAGGTCCACAACCTGACGATCACCGAAGATGGTGACATCGTCAACGGGACGGCCCTCGACGACTTCACGGTCTCATACGAACCGGCGGCCGAAGTGACGGAAGTCACGGCCCCGTCATCCGTCGACACCGACGGTGACGGCACCAACGACGCGCTGCAGGTCGAACTCCGCGCGGAGAACTCGACCGCACCGCTGAACATCACGATTGACGACGGTGAATCCCGGACTGGCTCCACGACCCTCGACGTGGTCGAGCCGGAGATCACCACCACCCTCGGTGGCGACGACCTGACGTTCGGTCTCGTCTCCGAGATGAACGTTACCGTCGAAGACCCGCGCGACGGCAGCGCGCTCGGCAAGGTCGATGTCGATCTCAGTGCAGTCAACGCGAGCTTCCAGCTCGACGACCTCTCTGACGAGACTGGTCCGGACGCGACGACTGCTGGCAACTCTGAGACCGTGACGGTCAACGAGAACGGTACGCGCGCAGTGTCGGTCGCGCCCGAGCAGGGAACCGCCGAGGCCGCGCCGCAGACGCTGAACGTCTCGACCTCGCTCGATACGGCTAACGGGGCGTACGGACAGATCGCTATCAACACGGGCAACATCACGCTCGAAGACACGCCCGAGGACCTCGAGCCGAGCTCGGACTACTCGCTCGTGCTGAACGCCGTTGACGCCAACGGTGACCAGCTCGACCTCCTTGGCGTGGAGATTAGCGGCGCCCTCGATGGTGGCGCCCAGTCGAAGCTCACCGACGAAGGCCTGGTCAACTTCGACTTCACGACCACCGAATCCGGCACGATCACCTACACTGTCGATGACTCGATCACCGGCAGTGAAGTCGACCTCGTGACGGACACCGCGCAGGCGTCCGATGATGCGAGCTTCCAGGTCGCGACCACGAACGTCTACGAGCAGGTCAACCTCTCGCTGGCCGCGAACACGACCGACATCGCGCAGAACGATACGGTCATGTTCACGCTCACCCGTGAGGACTTCGACCGCCAGACCACCGGTACGCTGACCGTGCGGAACGCGTCCGGTGACGTGGTCAACACCGTCTCGATCGACCAGACTGCGAACGTCACCTTCGACTCGGCCGGCGAGTTCGCCGTCGAGGCGAGCAAGCCGACCCGCACGCAGGTCGGCAAGGCGTTCGTCAACGACACGGTCGACGTGTCCGTTGAGGCTCCCGTCGACCCCGGTGCGGTCATGCTCGACAACGTCAACCTCGACCCGAGCACGGTCGACGCGAACACGACGAACGAGCACATGCTGACCTTCGACGCGATGAACGTCAGCGACGACGGCGACACGGACACCTTCACGGTGACGATTCCGGACGCCGCGACGCTCGACAGCGCCAACAGCGTCTCGGTCACTGACGCCGACGGCGAGAACGTCTCGCTGTCCGGTGGCCCGGACGTTAGCGGCAACGTCATCACGTTCAGTGTCGCGCCCGACTCCAGCGCGGAGTTCCGCGACCTGACCGTCGAGGCCAACGTGACGGTCTCCGCGCCTGATGTCGCGAACACGACCACGGCCGACCTCTCGGTCGAGGTCAGTGACAGCGACAACGGCGACGACAGCGTCACCGCGACGCTGACCGTCGAAGCGGTGACCGACGACACCCCGGAAGACGCGGTCTACGAGCCGGGTAGTGCGGCCGCCGAGTACGACGGCGACAACGACGGCCTGATCGACATCGGCGAGCTCGGTTCGGCCGCCGAGGCCTTCTCGAGTGGCGAACTCGACATCGGCCAGCTCGGTTCGGTCGCCGAGGCCTTCTCGGCCAGCTAA
- a CDS encoding phospholipid carrier-dependent glycosyltransferase encodes MSERSAAASLIEDRPDLTEDLRTLLEVDAAAETWTFDDTEVDSGTFGELVERDVVEKEGDGYRLADPDAVRQALGDDGVTDDRPRVGRPTFSTVDLDSRRVGALVAALSAVVLARVISYPSVFRDGTVVLSGNDPYAYRYWVERTLLNVSGPLDIGPVLTGVGPTETGEPLFVAVTTLVASLFGGTPAAAGWTLAWYPVVTAVATAAVLYALVVALTDDRRVALAAVVLLAVTPGHAMRTSLGFADHHAFDYVPLAVTAYGLVAVDGTDGLRDRRAWLGAGVVAAGLAGQILGWSAGPLLVVPVVGYVAVRAVQDVRAGDSPARRGLPVVAGVGAAAVVVAGAHAALGWHDSVVAVTPALLLAAVVGVLAVAELVGRADAPPWAVVPASGVAGIAGLAAVAVAAPAVWTRATGRFGDLFASRGIAETRSLLDGGSVGWLLLFGFVLVLAAPWLAWATRRATRSDAAWAVPVAYGWWFLLLAAVQVRFAGQLAVFAAAFAGLGFVHLASVVDLGAPPAPLDPDRTGPRSLSIPTGRRAAQVLALFVLVAGLGVVQVPVKTSQVTTDGDAYRAAAWTADDAAERGLASPDSYVFSRWGDNRMYNYVVSGQSRSYGFARANFGPFASAANASGWYPRLRDRVGYVVVEGSGFESGTVGARLAGSFGGRTADAPGLAHYRVRYRGPDGRVVASVVPGARLVGTAAPNRTQTLATNVTVDGRTVRYERRVRANATGAFAVTVPYPGRYTLGNTTVAVDERAVRNGGTVGADIGARASESAVEPV; translated from the coding sequence ATGAGTGAGCGATCCGCGGCGGCGTCGCTCATCGAGGATCGGCCGGATCTGACCGAGGATCTGCGAACCCTTCTGGAAGTCGACGCGGCCGCGGAGACGTGGACGTTCGACGACACCGAGGTCGACTCGGGGACGTTCGGTGAACTGGTCGAGCGCGACGTCGTCGAAAAGGAGGGCGACGGATACCGCCTCGCCGACCCCGACGCGGTTCGCCAGGCACTGGGAGACGACGGGGTGACCGACGACCGGCCACGGGTCGGGCGACCGACGTTCTCGACCGTCGATCTCGACTCACGTCGGGTCGGCGCTCTCGTCGCGGCACTCTCGGCGGTGGTTCTCGCGCGCGTGATCAGTTACCCATCGGTGTTCAGAGACGGGACGGTCGTCCTCTCGGGGAACGACCCGTACGCCTATCGGTACTGGGTCGAGCGGACGCTCCTGAACGTCTCGGGACCGCTCGATATCGGCCCCGTCCTGACGGGCGTCGGGCCGACCGAGACGGGAGAGCCGCTGTTCGTCGCGGTCACGACGCTTGTCGCGTCGCTGTTCGGCGGGACGCCCGCCGCGGCGGGATGGACGCTGGCGTGGTACCCCGTCGTTACCGCGGTCGCGACCGCTGCGGTGCTGTACGCGCTCGTGGTGGCACTCACGGACGACCGTCGGGTCGCGCTGGCCGCCGTCGTACTGCTGGCGGTCACGCCGGGCCACGCGATGCGGACCAGCCTCGGGTTCGCCGACCACCACGCCTTCGACTACGTCCCGCTGGCGGTCACCGCCTACGGGCTGGTCGCAGTCGACGGGACGGACGGCCTCCGCGACCGCCGCGCGTGGCTGGGGGCGGGCGTCGTCGCGGCGGGACTCGCCGGACAGATCCTCGGGTGGTCGGCCGGCCCCCTGCTCGTGGTCCCGGTCGTCGGGTACGTCGCCGTCCGCGCGGTCCAAGACGTTCGAGCGGGCGATTCGCCGGCGCGTCGAGGACTCCCGGTCGTCGCCGGGGTCGGGGCGGCGGCGGTCGTCGTCGCCGGAGCGCACGCGGCGCTGGGGTGGCACGACTCGGTCGTCGCAGTCACGCCCGCGCTGTTGCTGGCGGCCGTCGTCGGGGTCCTCGCGGTCGCCGAACTCGTCGGTCGCGCCGACGCGCCGCCGTGGGCGGTGGTACCGGCGAGCGGCGTCGCGGGAATCGCCGGCCTGGCCGCGGTCGCGGTCGCCGCGCCGGCCGTCTGGACGCGAGCGACCGGGCGGTTCGGCGACCTCTTCGCGTCGCGGGGGATCGCGGAGACGCGGTCGCTGCTCGACGGCGGGTCGGTCGGCTGGCTGTTGCTGTTCGGGTTCGTGCTCGTCCTCGCGGCCCCGTGGCTGGCGTGGGCGACCCGGCGGGCGACCCGCTCGGACGCCGCATGGGCCGTCCCGGTCGCCTACGGGTGGTGGTTCCTCCTGCTCGCGGCCGTCCAGGTGCGCTTCGCCGGCCAGCTCGCGGTGTTCGCCGCCGCCTTCGCCGGCCTCGGGTTCGTCCACCTCGCGTCGGTCGTCGACCTCGGCGCGCCGCCGGCGCCGCTGGACCCCGACCGCACGGGGCCGCGGTCGCTCTCGATCCCGACGGGCCGGCGGGCCGCACAGGTGCTCGCGCTGTTCGTCCTCGTCGCCGGCCTTGGGGTCGTCCAGGTGCCAGTCAAGACCAGCCAGGTGACGACCGACGGCGACGCCTACCGCGCGGCGGCGTGGACGGCCGACGACGCCGCCGAGCGCGGGCTCGCCTCCCCCGACAGCTACGTGTTCAGTCGATGGGGCGACAACCGGATGTACAACTACGTCGTCAGCGGCCAGTCGCGGTCGTACGGGTTCGCCCGGGCGAACTTCGGGCCGTTCGCCTCGGCGGCGAACGCCTCGGGGTGGTACCCGCGGCTGCGCGACCGCGTCGGCTACGTCGTCGTCGAGGGGAGCGGCTTCGAGTCGGGGACGGTCGGCGCGCGCCTCGCGGGGAGCTTCGGCGGCCGGACCGCCGACGCGCCGGGGCTGGCCCACTACCGCGTCCGCTACCGCGGGCCCGACGGCCGGGTCGTCGCCAGCGTAGTCCCCGGCGCCCGCCTCGTCGGTACCGCCGCGCCCAACCGGACCCAGACCCTCGCGACGAACGTCACCGTCGACGGCCGGACCGTCCGCTACGAGCGTCGCGTCCGCGCGAACGCCACGGGGGCGTTCGCGGTAACCGTCCCCTACCCCGGCCGGTACACTCTGGGCAACACCACCGTCGCGGTGGACGAACGAGCCGTCCGAAACGGTGGCACCGTCGGGGCCGATATCGGTGCGCGCGCGAGCGAGAGCGCGGTCGAACCGGTGTGA